In Triticum aestivum cultivar Chinese Spring chromosome 5B, IWGSC CS RefSeq v2.1, whole genome shotgun sequence, the following proteins share a genomic window:
- the LOC123116420 gene encoding very-long-chain 3-oxoacyl-CoA reductase 1, giving the protein MSMSTLPNCAFVAQPHLQVPETHRVREMAVPVWFFSLALLGALHVVAISFRLIAYFSVFLRRPIDLRHRYGAWAIVTGPTSGIGRSMALELAERGLNLVLVGRDPAKLRDISETISRAHAAVQIKTVLFDFSLVSTAQGDEAMRRLREAVAGLDVGVLVNNAGVAKPGAVYLHEVDAEAWVRMIRVNALALTEVTAAVLPGMLRRGRGAIVNIGSGSSFALPSYPLYSVYVATKRYVLEFSSSLSVEYKSRGIDVQCQVPFLVETNMVSSAARVIRQFVLTPDAYARAAVSWIGHGSLCVPNAVHRLQGWYLYLCCFSPDFTDRGLLRRNLKQRVIFRRLRSWRKSQGNYEEWRLASSSKRYTRRAGMLTVLWSILLGEMPTSWLICVLSKAIHPEGSAYGLVIYRECSVKNTLIL; this is encoded by the exons ATGAGCATGAGCACACTTCCCAATTGTGCCTTCGTTGCTCAACCGCATTTGCAGGTACCAGAGACGCACCGCGTCCGCGAGATGGCCGTGCCGGTGTGGTTCTTCTCGTTGGCCTTGCTTGGCGCTCTCCATGTCGTTGCCATCAGCTTCCGCCTCATCGCCTACTTCTCGGTCTTCCTCCGCAGGCCCATTGACCTCCGCCACCGGTACGGCGCCTGGGCTATCGTCACCGGCCCAACGTCCGGCATCGGGCGCTCCATGGCCCTGGAGCTCGCGGAGAGGGGCCTCAACCTCGTCCTCGTCGGCCGCGACCCCGCCAAGCTCAGGGACATCTCCGAGACGATCTCCAGGGCTCACGCCGCCGTGCAGATCAAGACCGTGCTGTTCGATTTCTCCCTCGTCTCCACCGCGCAAG GCGACGAGGCGATGCGGCGGCTCCGGGAAGCCGTGGCGGGGCTGGACGTAGGGGTGCTGGTGAACAACGCGGGCGTGGCGAAGCCGGGCGCGGTGTACCTCCACGAGGTGGACGCGGAGGCCTGGGTGAGGATGATACGGGTGAACGCGCTGGCCCTGACGGAGGTGACGGCGGCGGTGCTGCCGGGGAtgctgcggcgagggaggggcgccATCGTGAACATCGGCTCTGGCTCATCGTTCGCCCTCCCGTCCTACCCCCTCTACTCCGTCTACGTAGCCACGAAGCG GTACGTTCTTGAGTTCTCCAGTAGCCTTTCCGTGGAGTACAAAAGCAGAGGAATCGATGTGCAATGTCAG GTCCCGTTCCTGGTGGAGACAAACATGGTGTCGAGCGCGGCCAGGGTCATCCGGCAGTTCGTGCTGACCCCGGATGCCTACGCGCGTGCGGCGGTGAGCTGGATTGGGCACGGATCGCTGTGTGTGCCCAACGCCGTCCACCGCCTCCAGGGATGGTACCTGTACCTCTGCTGCTTCTCGCCGGATTTCACCGATAGGGGCTTGCTGCGGCGAAATCTGAAGCAGAGGGTTATCTTTCGGAGGCTCAGGTCATGGAGGAAATCACAGG GCAACTATGAAGAATGGAGGCTAGCATCATCCTCAAAGAGATACACGAGACGTGCGGGAATGTTAACAGTTTTATGGTCAATTTTGCTCGGTGAGATGCCAACGAGCTGGCTCATTTGTGTGCTAAGCAAGGCAATTCATCCAGAAGGAAGTGCTTATGGATTAGTTATATATCGTGAGTGTAgcgtcaaaaacactcttatattatga